The Staphylococcus sp. KG4-3 genome has a window encoding:
- a CDS encoding fructosamine kinase family protein has translation MKQSWQTQLPLNNIKSISPVSGGDVNEAFKIETTEGAYFLLVQRNRKASFFAAEISGLKLFEEAEVTAPRVIGSGEIEGDAYLLLTYLDEGRTGSQEALGELIAQMHSKQQANGKFGFDLPYEGGDITFDNSWTDNWITLFVNRRLDHLKATLVEQGAWSDDDVSQYESVRSVIVDTLKQHPSKPSLLHGDLWGGNYMFLTDGSPALFDPAPLYGDREFDLGITTVFGGFTEAFYNEYDKHYPLNEDVEKRLEFYRLYLLMVHLVKFGGMYAGSVKRSMKQILS, from the coding sequence ATGAAACAGTCATGGCAAACACAATTGCCTTTAAATAATATAAAGTCTATTTCACCTGTTAGCGGTGGAGATGTAAACGAAGCATTTAAAATTGAGACAACTGAGGGAGCCTATTTTCTATTAGTTCAACGAAATCGAAAGGCATCTTTTTTTGCCGCAGAAATTTCAGGTTTAAAACTTTTTGAAGAGGCGGAAGTTACTGCACCACGAGTAATAGGTAGTGGTGAAATTGAGGGCGACGCTTATTTATTATTAACTTATTTAGATGAAGGTCGTACAGGAAGTCAAGAAGCATTAGGGGAATTAATAGCCCAAATGCATAGTAAACAACAAGCAAATGGCAAGTTTGGTTTTGATTTACCTTATGAAGGTGGAGATATAACATTTGATAATAGTTGGACAGATAATTGGATAACATTATTTGTGAATCGACGCTTAGATCATCTGAAAGCAACCTTAGTAGAGCAAGGGGCTTGGAGCGACGACGATGTTTCACAATATGAATCTGTACGTTCAGTAATTGTAGATACATTAAAACAACATCCAAGTAAACCCTCTTTATTGCACGGTGATTTATGGGGTGGAAATTATATGTTCCTGACAGATGGTTCACCAGCGTTATTTGACCCAGCGCCATTATATGGTGACAGAGAATTTGATTTAGGTATTACTACTGTCTTTGGTGGTTTTACAGAGGCATTTTACAATGAATATGACAAACATTATCCATTAAACGAAGATGTAGAAAAGCGTCTCGAATTCTATAGATTATACTTATTGATGGTTCATTTAGTTAAATTTGGTGGCATGTATGCGGGAAGTGTTAAACGTTCTATGAAACAAATCTTGTCATAA
- a CDS encoding quinone-dependent dihydroorotate dehydrogenase, which yields MYKLIKPILFQIDPEKAHGMTINALKFVQKYPKLLPVINQLFHYENERLYQNIKGIHFDNPIGLAAGFDKSCEVPKALENAGFGALELGGITPIPQPGNPKPRMYRLVEDNALINRMGFNNLGMNKALSNLRKYNYQIPIGLNVGVNKTTSYDARYEDYIKVIDTFKNDVTFFTVNISSPNTKNLQSFHDKDEFAQLCEAIQSYKEKQNLNVPIFIKLTSDLTLDGLNQMLKPITQTFDGIILANTTQQREHLNSDNRHETGGLSGRPLFNRNLELISYAYKQTNGDFLIIGTGGIFSDNDVIKMLRSGASLVQIYSSLVFEGPGLTQKLNKQLAHYLKSNGYSNVSEIIGLDS from the coding sequence ATGTATAAACTCATCAAACCTATTTTATTCCAAATAGATCCTGAAAAAGCGCACGGTATGACAATTAACGCACTCAAATTCGTCCAAAAATACCCAAAACTTTTACCTGTTATTAATCAATTATTTCATTATGAAAATGAACGCTTATACCAAAATATCAAAGGCATTCATTTCGACAATCCGATTGGATTAGCGGCAGGTTTTGATAAATCTTGTGAGGTACCTAAAGCCTTAGAAAACGCTGGTTTTGGCGCACTTGAATTAGGAGGCATCACACCTATACCACAACCTGGCAACCCCAAACCACGGATGTATCGCTTAGTGGAAGATAATGCACTGATTAACAGAATGGGTTTTAATAATCTAGGCATGAACAAAGCTTTAAGTAATCTACGCAAATATAATTATCAAATTCCAATAGGCCTAAATGTTGGTGTTAACAAGACCACATCTTATGATGCGCGTTATGAAGATTATATTAAAGTTATCGATACATTTAAAAATGACGTTACCTTTTTTACGGTTAACATCAGCTCTCCTAATACAAAAAACTTACAAAGTTTCCATGATAAAGATGAATTCGCCCAATTGTGCGAAGCTATTCAATCTTATAAAGAAAAGCAAAATCTAAACGTCCCTATTTTCATCAAACTTACATCTGATTTAACATTAGATGGTCTTAATCAAATGTTAAAACCGATAACACAAACCTTTGACGGGATTATACTAGCCAATACAACTCAACAACGTGAGCACTTAAATTCAGACAATCGTCATGAAACAGGTGGATTGAGCGGAAGACCATTATTCAACCGTAATCTAGAATTAATTTCATATGCTTACAAACAAACAAATGGTGATTTCTTAATTATTGGTACAGGTGGTATTTTCAGTGATAATGATGTAATTAAAATGTTACGTAGTGGTGCTTCATTAGTACAAATATATAGTTCTTTAGTCTTTGAAGGACCTGGGTTAACTCAAAAATTAAATAAGCAACTCGCACATTATCTCAAATCTAATGGTTATAGTAATGTTAGCGAAATTATTGGGTTAGACTCCTAA
- a CDS encoding universal stress protein gives MYKNILLAYDFDNSFNNVPEELQNLTASVDDAEITVFHVIPESELETSVRYDNKHFEDLAHEKSELLEPFVNKLEDLGLNVNIRFSTGYIKNSILSEINEHSYDIIVMSNTRTKSDIKNILGNVTHKIASNVDIPVLIVN, from the coding sequence ATGTATAAAAATATATTATTAGCTTATGATTTTGATAATTCGTTTAACAATGTACCTGAAGAGTTGCAAAATCTAACCGCTAGCGTAGATGATGCTGAAATTACAGTATTCCACGTTATACCAGAAAGTGAGTTAGAAACTTCAGTACGGTATGATAATAAACACTTTGAAGATTTGGCACATGAAAAAAGCGAATTACTCGAACCTTTTGTTAACAAATTAGAAGACCTAGGTTTAAATGTAAATATTAGATTTAGCACAGGCTACATCAAAAACTCAATTTTGTCAGAAATTAACGAACATAGCTATGATATTATTGTAATGAGTAATACACGTACAAAATCAGATATTAAAAATATACTTGGTAATGTGACACACAAGATTGCAAGTAACGTAGATATACCTGTACTTATCGTAAATTAG
- a CDS encoding Cof-type HAD-IIB family hydrolase — translation MIKAIAVDKDGTFLKSDHTYDKVYFEKIFNELKRQDIKFIVASGNQYAQLQSFFPEKDQHITYVAENGAVTYYDNELMTSYYFDQQLIYDVVETLTRDFGLADIVLSGIKSAYVKQTCSEEFLNFISNYYYDIEKVESFEHIEEDNFVKVAMRIKDKDLVKAVIDALETKFRGELRAVTSGNDSVDLILPNVNKGVAIQDILKQWGIEHDELLAFGDANNDIEMLGLTTHSYAMANCSPEVEAVAQHKAPSNDDSGVLQVIEQYLKQQQ, via the coding sequence ATGATAAAAGCAATTGCTGTAGATAAAGATGGGACCTTTTTAAAATCGGATCACACATACGATAAGGTATATTTTGAGAAAATATTCAATGAGTTGAAGCGTCAAGATATTAAATTTATTGTGGCAAGTGGTAATCAATATGCTCAATTACAGTCATTTTTTCCGGAAAAAGACCAACATATCACGTATGTTGCTGAAAATGGTGCTGTTACTTATTATGATAATGAATTGATGACATCTTATTATTTTGATCAACAACTCATTTATGATGTCGTGGAGACACTTACAAGAGACTTTGGGCTAGCAGATATTGTGTTGAGTGGTATTAAATCAGCTTACGTGAAACAGACATGTAGCGAGGAGTTTTTGAATTTTATTAGTAACTACTATTATGATATTGAAAAAGTAGAGTCTTTTGAACATATAGAAGAAGATAATTTTGTAAAAGTTGCAATGCGCATCAAAGATAAAGATTTGGTTAAAGCAGTTATAGATGCATTAGAAACTAAATTTAGAGGAGAATTACGTGCAGTAACAAGCGGTAACGATAGTGTGGATCTTATTTTACCAAATGTTAATAAAGGTGTTGCGATTCAAGACATATTAAAACAATGGGGGATTGAACATGACGAGTTATTAGCATTTGGAGATGCCAATAATGATATAGAAATGTTAGGCTTAACTACGCATAGCTATGCGATGGCTAATTGTAGCCCTGAGGTAGAAGCGGTTGCCCAGCATAAAGCACCTTCAAATGATGACTCTGGTGTTTTACAAGTGATTGAACAGTATTTGAAGCAACAGCAATAA
- a CDS encoding VOC family protein encodes MNIQSSWLNLPVEDLAASETFFSEIGFTIKRNEAVLDKMRGIETLDNKVIMLIERNQFEKVAQVSNVGSHSTLVSISVSEPEEVDCLLEQVEASGGEVLQSGTMHEGYYGGLFRDIDGHLFNIIVM; translated from the coding sequence ATGAATATACAATCATCTTGGCTTAATTTACCGGTAGAAGATTTAGCAGCAAGTGAAACATTTTTTAGTGAAATAGGTTTTACAATCAAAAGAAACGAAGCAGTTTTAGATAAAATGAGAGGAATTGAAACTTTAGATAATAAAGTCATAATGCTTATTGAACGTAATCAATTTGAGAAAGTCGCCCAAGTTTCAAATGTCGGAAGTCATAGTACATTAGTTTCTATTTCTGTATCTGAACCGGAAGAGGTGGATTGCTTATTAGAACAAGTTGAAGCATCAGGTGGAGAAGTCCTACAAAGTGGTACTATGCACGAAGGGTATTATGGTGGCTTATTTAGAGATATTGATGGTCACCTTTTTAATATTATTGTAATGTAA
- a CDS encoding N-acyl homoserine lactonase family protein: protein MTSTINVHVLHTGSVIVDEALPFNYKYNPPLAWTGLFRSKKKQLRLPVSVYLIEHPKGLILIDTGWHEINRTKPIKNLAFQYPINKAVLPKGTAVHEQIEALGYQPSDIDYVMLSHLHCDHADGLAHVADAKNILVSEVEWNAANNDKIRYLPHQWDNIAIQTYPLKDNGIGPTGKSFDLFGDGTLVFIHTPGHSAGLCTTRVKAHKDDASYLLLASDVGYAEKSWKNGILPGLVVDKDDAIKSLNWVKAQAIDKDCVKAIANHDAEVQPQVISL, encoded by the coding sequence ATGACTAGTACAATCAATGTGCACGTCTTACACACTGGTTCAGTGATTGTAGATGAAGCATTACCATTCAACTATAAATATAATCCACCTTTAGCATGGACCGGATTATTTAGATCTAAAAAGAAACAACTGCGCTTACCTGTATCTGTGTATCTTATAGAACATCCAAAGGGTCTTATTCTAATTGACACGGGTTGGCATGAAATCAATCGAACAAAGCCTATTAAAAATTTAGCTTTTCAATATCCAATAAACAAGGCAGTTTTACCTAAAGGTACTGCGGTACATGAACAAATTGAAGCATTAGGCTATCAACCTTCGGATATAGATTATGTGATGTTGAGTCATTTACACTGTGATCATGCTGATGGCTTAGCACATGTAGCTGACGCAAAAAACATCTTAGTCAGTGAAGTGGAATGGAACGCTGCAAACAACGATAAAATACGTTATCTTCCACACCAATGGGACAATATTGCTATTCAAACCTATCCTTTAAAAGATAATGGCATTGGACCTACAGGTAAATCCTTTGATTTATTTGGAGATGGTACACTCGTGTTTATTCATACACCAGGGCATAGCGCTGGGCTATGTACTACACGTGTTAAAGCACATAAAGATGATGCGTCATACTTATTGTTAGCTTCAGACGTAGGTTATGCTGAAAAATCATGGAAAAACGGTATTTTACCTGGCCTCGTAGTAGATAAAGATGATGCAATAAAATCATTAAATTGGGTAAAAGCACAAGCAATAGATAAAGATTGTGTCAAAGCCATTGCTAATCATGATGCCGAAGTCCAACCACAAGTCATTTCTTTATAG
- a CDS encoding APC family permease produces the protein MKDFFYKIFKKAEPSVYQVKDAHLNRTLRVKDFLALGVGTIVSTSIFTLPGVVAAQHTGPAVALSFLLAAVVAGLVSFAYAEMSSAMPFAGSAYSWINVVFGEVFGWVAGWALLAEYFIAVAFVASGFSANLRGLVSPLGLELPKSLSNTLGNDGGVIDIVAAIVIILTTCLLAYGVSAAARIENILVVIKVLAVLLFIIVGLTVIDFSNYVPFIPEHKVTETGSFGGWQGIYAGVSMIFLAYIGFDSIAANSAEAINPQKTMPRGILGSLLIAVVLFVAVSLVLVGMFTYSAYAGNAEPVGWALRQSGFGVVAAVVQAISVIGMFTALIGMMLAGSRLLYSFGRDGLLPSWLGKLNNKNLPNRALIILTIIAVIIGSMFPFAFLAQLISAGTLVAFMFVSIGIFGLRPREGKDIPVPAFKMPFYPVMPIITFVSVVTVFWGLGAEAKLYTLGWFIIGLIIYLIYGVRHSKKGKPS, from the coding sequence ATGAAAGATTTTTTTTACAAAATTTTTAAAAAGGCAGAACCATCCGTTTATCAAGTGAAGGATGCCCATTTAAATAGAACATTACGAGTTAAAGACTTTTTAGCTTTAGGTGTCGGCACCATAGTTTCTACTTCTATTTTCACGCTACCTGGCGTTGTTGCAGCACAACACACAGGCCCTGCAGTTGCACTTTCATTCTTATTAGCAGCAGTAGTAGCTGGGCTTGTGTCTTTTGCATATGCTGAAATGTCATCTGCAATGCCCTTTGCTGGTTCAGCCTATTCATGGATTAATGTAGTATTTGGTGAAGTGTTTGGCTGGGTGGCAGGTTGGGCTTTACTTGCTGAATATTTTATTGCTGTCGCCTTTGTTGCATCAGGTTTTTCCGCGAACTTACGTGGTTTAGTTTCGCCATTAGGTCTCGAATTACCAAAATCACTTTCTAACACATTAGGTAACGATGGCGGTGTCATTGATATTGTCGCAGCTATCGTGATTATTCTTACAACTTGTTTATTAGCATATGGTGTATCAGCAGCAGCACGTATCGAAAACATCCTTGTCGTCATTAAAGTATTAGCCGTATTATTATTTATTATCGTAGGTTTAACAGTTATTGATTTCAGTAATTATGTGCCATTTATTCCTGAACATAAAGTTACTGAAACTGGATCGTTTGGAGGATGGCAAGGTATCTATGCTGGTGTGTCTATGATTTTCTTAGCATATATCGGCTTTGATTCAATAGCTGCTAATTCAGCCGAAGCAATCAATCCACAAAAGACAATGCCTAGAGGGATCTTAGGATCACTACTCATTGCTGTAGTATTATTTGTTGCAGTTTCGCTTGTGCTTGTTGGTATGTTTACATACTCAGCATATGCTGGTAACGCAGAACCTGTTGGTTGGGCATTAAGACAAAGCGGATTTGGTGTAGTAGCCGCAGTAGTACAAGCAATTTCTGTAATTGGCATGTTTACAGCACTCATCGGTATGATGTTAGCAGGTTCACGTTTATTATATTCTTTTGGTCGAGACGGCCTCTTGCCTTCATGGTTAGGAAAATTAAATAATAAAAACTTGCCTAATCGCGCTCTAATAATACTTACTATAATTGCTGTAATTATTGGATCAATGTTCCCATTTGCGTTCTTGGCTCAATTAATATCTGCTGGTACACTCGTCGCATTTATGTTTGTTTCTATAGGTATTTTTGGTTTACGTCCTAGAGAAGGTAAAGACATTCCAGTCCCAGCATTCAAAATGCCTTTTTATCCTGTAATGCCGATTATCACATTCGTGAGTGTAGTCACCGTATTTTGGGGCCTAGGTGCAGAAGCAAAATTATATACACTCGGCTGGTTTATCATAGGGCTAATTATTTATCTCATTTATGGTGTGAGACATTCTAAAAAAGGAAAACCTTCTTAA
- a CDS encoding MarR family winged helix-turn-helix transcriptional regulator, with protein sequence MEKQQKIDNWVQLTKYVHYIETLIEKKMKQSYNLSLKEFYVLYEIYKAKGKKYKINDLIKIVDLSQSAMSRLIVRIEKPEKALVVRQECVEDQRAMYIYLTEEGLKITESALNTYEKLIKKVDFSNIRKLSQIDEDEE encoded by the coding sequence ATGGAAAAACAACAAAAAATTGATAATTGGGTACAATTAACCAAATACGTTCATTATATAGAAACATTAATTGAGAAAAAAATGAAGCAATCTTACAATTTAAGCTTGAAAGAATTTTATGTATTATATGAAATTTATAAAGCTAAAGGGAAAAAATATAAAATTAATGATTTGATAAAAATTGTTGATTTAAGCCAAAGTGCAATGTCTAGATTGATTGTACGAATAGAAAAACCAGAAAAAGCATTAGTTGTAAGACAAGAATGTGTTGAAGATCAACGTGCTATGTATATCTATTTGACAGAAGAAGGACTTAAAATTACAGAATCGGCATTAAATACCTATGAAAAATTAATTAAAAAAGTAGATTTTTCTAATATTCGTAAGTTATCCCAAATAGACGAGGATGAAGAATAA
- a CDS encoding ABC transporter substrate-binding protein, whose translation MKKILLPLLALILVLAACGNDSNDKSSKGNSEKTTYKQDSGKKVEIPKKPKRIVVLGATYAGGLKQLDANIVGVANIINDSKVLKDKFKDVEKVDAENVESVAKLKPDLIITYNTDKNIKKLNKVAPTIAFDYMKHDYKEQHKELGKIVGKEDKANAWVKQWEEKTKDDGKEIKDAIGADTTVSIIKDFDKKIYALGKTYGHGSEILYDSFGLKMPGKVEKATQKKDLADISEEQIPEMTGDYVVTPVAKDSDLSFENKDVWKNTDTVKKGQTFKVDEGIYWLNDPYSLDYERKDLKEKLLQH comes from the coding sequence ATGAAAAAAATATTATTACCATTGCTAGCTTTAATACTTGTGCTAGCAGCATGTGGCAATGATTCAAATGACAAGTCGTCAAAGGGAAATAGTGAAAAGACAACATATAAACAAGACTCAGGAAAAAAAGTTGAAATACCGAAAAAACCTAAACGTATTGTAGTCTTAGGGGCTACATATGCAGGGGGATTGAAACAACTTGATGCCAATATCGTTGGCGTAGCTAATATTATAAATGATAGCAAAGTTTTAAAAGATAAATTTAAAGATGTAGAAAAAGTAGATGCTGAAAATGTTGAAAGTGTAGCAAAACTTAAGCCGGATTTGATAATTACGTATAATACAGATAAAAATATCAAAAAATTAAATAAAGTTGCACCTACAATAGCTTTTGACTACATGAAACATGACTATAAAGAACAACATAAAGAGTTAGGTAAAATTGTAGGTAAAGAAGATAAAGCAAATGCATGGGTTAAGCAATGGGAAGAAAAAACTAAGGACGATGGAAAAGAAATTAAAGACGCTATTGGTGCAGATACTACAGTATCAATCATTAAAGACTTTGATAAAAAAATCTATGCATTAGGAAAAACATATGGCCACGGCAGTGAAATTCTATATGATTCCTTTGGACTGAAAATGCCTGGGAAAGTAGAAAAAGCAACACAAAAAAAAGACTTGGCAGATATTTCTGAAGAACAAATTCCTGAAATGACGGGTGATTACGTGGTAACGCCAGTTGCTAAAGACAGTGATTTATCATTTGAAAATAAAGATGTTTGGAAGAACACAGATACAGTTAAAAAAGGTCAAACGTTTAAAGTAGATGAAGGTATTTACTGGTTAAATGATCCGTATTCATTAGACTATGAACGTAAAGATTTAAAAGAAAAATTATTACAACATTAA
- a CDS encoding ABC transporter ATP-binding protein: MINLNNMNFKYRQVPVLKNINLTIQPDEIVGIVGESGSGKTTLAQIILGLLPVSQEQYTNNDFRLLPIFQHAYDSFNPKFKMNKSLEEAIKYHRDSNSSEVYRRMYILMKQMHLDKNLLNRFPDQLSGGQLQRFNTIRTLMLAPDMLICDEITASLDVIAEQSMIEVLKQYYADTHKGMLLISHDLAFLNKIVERLIVMKNGEIVDDFNTEFLFDKQRHEYTKQLLAIY, translated from the coding sequence ATGATTAACTTAAATAACATGAATTTTAAATATAGACAGGTCCCTGTTTTAAAAAATATAAATCTTACCATACAGCCAGATGAAATTGTAGGTATTGTAGGTGAGAGTGGTTCTGGTAAAACGACATTAGCACAAATTATTTTAGGTTTATTGCCAGTATCTCAAGAACAATATACAAATAATGATTTCCGATTATTACCTATATTTCAACATGCGTATGATAGCTTTAATCCAAAATTTAAAATGAATAAATCTCTAGAAGAGGCGATAAAGTATCATCGTGATTCAAACTCATCTGAAGTTTATCGACGAATGTATATTTTAATGAAGCAAATGCATTTAGATAAAAACTTGTTGAATAGATTCCCTGATCAATTAAGTGGTGGCCAATTGCAACGTTTTAATACGATTCGTACATTGATGTTAGCACCAGATATGTTAATTTGCGATGAGATTACAGCTAGTTTAGACGTTATTGCTGAGCAAAGTATGATTGAAGTGTTGAAACAGTACTACGCAGATACACATAAAGGTATGTTATTAATATCTCATGATTTAGCATTTTTAAATAAAATCGTTGAACGATTAATTGTCATGAAAAATGGTGAAATCGTAGATGATTTTAATACTGAATTTTTATTCGACAAACAACGTCATGAATATACAAAACAGCTACTAGCAATCTATTAA
- a CDS encoding ATP-binding cassette domain-containing protein, translating into MANLLEITNLVIKGERCTTLIDHINLSLKASKVNVLVGESGSGKSLTAKALVQQLPDNLIMTYDSLNYENKKLVNMHELLGKEIGFISQDYTHSFNEHTKLGIQLIAIYRQHYKIDKTKAKKIVTQALEWVDLVPDKTMNSYRFSLSGGQLARVQIASVLMLNPKLIIADEPTASLDVITGANIMNLIKHLAEVHKVTLLLITHNLSHVLNFSDWINVIQKGKLVDSNHVQAFKNHDVDPYSLKLFNSRSQLKEGSNND; encoded by the coding sequence ATGGCTAATTTACTTGAGATAACCAACTTAGTAATTAAAGGTGAAAGATGTACCACACTGATAGATCACATAAATCTCAGTTTAAAAGCAAGTAAAGTAAATGTTTTGGTAGGGGAAAGTGGTTCAGGAAAAAGTTTAACTGCTAAAGCGTTAGTACAACAATTACCTGATAATTTAATAATGACTTATGACAGTTTAAATTATGAAAATAAAAAATTGGTGAATATGCACGAACTTTTAGGGAAAGAGATTGGTTTTATTTCTCAAGATTATACGCATAGCTTTAATGAGCATACGAAATTAGGCATACAATTGATTGCGATTTATAGACAACATTATAAGATAGATAAAACTAAGGCCAAAAAAATTGTAACGCAAGCGCTTGAGTGGGTTGATTTAGTACCAGATAAAACAATGAATAGTTATCGCTTTAGTCTATCAGGTGGACAACTTGCTAGGGTTCAAATAGCGAGCGTATTGATGCTCAATCCGAAATTAATTATTGCTGATGAACCCACTGCATCACTAGATGTGATAACAGGAGCTAATATTATGAACCTAATCAAACATTTGGCAGAAGTTCATAAAGTAACGCTTTTATTAATTACTCATAATTTATCACATGTTTTAAATTTTAGCGATTGGATAAATGTTATTCAAAAAGGAAAACTAGTCGATTCAAACCATGTACAAGCTTTTAAAAATCATGATGTGGATCCATATAGCTTGAAATTATTTAACTCCCGTAGCCAATTAAAGGAGGGGAGCAATAATGATTAA
- the nikC gene encoding nickel transporter permease, with amino-acid sequence MNQLNKQHLIFYVFTLYLLALIIAQFFVSTTNAYEVNLGSSLEMPSLNHWLGTDDYGRDLLSRVIIGARYTLIISLITLLITIIIGVPLGLIAGYKKGIVDTIIMRVIDIGLSIPEFVLMIAFASFFKPSIWNLVIAITIIKWMTYTRLTRSVVSSEITKPYIQMARLFNVPTHVIIFKHFFPQVLPSIIVLMTVDFGKIILYISSLSFLGLGAQPPSPEWGAMLNTGRDYISSYPLLLIVPACLITITILLFNLAGDALRDKLLKGKRDING; translated from the coding sequence ATGAATCAATTAAATAAACAGCATCTTATATTTTATGTGTTTACATTGTATTTATTGGCTCTTATCATCGCACAATTTTTTGTGTCGACAACAAATGCTTATGAGGTGAACCTAGGGAGTAGTCTTGAAATGCCAAGCTTAAACCATTGGTTAGGCACCGATGATTATGGTAGAGATTTACTTTCAAGAGTTATTATTGGGGCAAGGTACACATTGATTATTAGTTTGATTACATTGTTGATTACAATCATTATTGGTGTACCATTAGGATTGATTGCTGGTTACAAAAAAGGCATCGTTGATACAATTATTATGCGTGTTATTGATATAGGATTAAGTATTCCTGAATTTGTCCTTATGATTGCATTTGCTAGCTTTTTCAAACCTAGTATTTGGAATTTGGTGATAGCAATTACGATTATTAAATGGATGACTTACACTAGATTGACCCGTTCAGTCGTAAGTAGTGAAATCACGAAACCTTATATACAAATGGCTCGATTATTTAACGTGCCAACACATGTTATTATCTTTAAACATTTCTTCCCCCAAGTTTTACCATCTATTATTGTGCTGATGACGGTAGATTTTGGGAAAATAATATTATATATATCGTCACTTTCATTTCTCGGGTTAGGTGCACAGCCACCTTCACCTGAATGGGGAGCAATGTTGAATACAGGTAGAGATTATATTAGTTCTTATCCGTTACTTTTGATTGTTCCAGCGTGCTTAATCACAATAACTATTCTATTGTTTAATTTAGCTGGCGATGCATTAAGAGATAAATTATTAAAAGGAAAGCGTGATATCAATGGCTAA
- the nikB gene encoding nickel ABC transporter permease: MIIKNILTRIGQMIIVLFVLSSITFILMKLTPGDPVDKILHLDIANVSSEQVEATKEKLGLNQPVVMQYFQWLGQIVQFNFGTSYQTGEPVIKELIYYTPPTLSIAFLTIMVVLLTALPMGILAAKYYHTWVDTFIRTVTSFTVSVPSFFLGTILIYIFAQKFNVLPSSGIDTIAGYILPVIALSVGMSAYYVRLMRSNLIELYQSKEVEASRLRGMSERYILWSDLFKPAITPVITVLGMSVGSLIGGTVVIENLFGIPGIGHFLVDSIRARDYPVVQGAVIMIGFFVVLANTVSDLLLLWLEPKRRYNSSRHPKKPQRQDGEM; encoded by the coding sequence ATGATAATTAAAAATATACTAACTAGAATTGGACAAATGATCATTGTATTGTTTGTCCTTTCTAGTATTACATTCATATTAATGAAACTTACACCTGGCGATCCAGTTGATAAAATCCTACATTTAGATATAGCAAATGTATCCTCAGAACAAGTTGAAGCAACAAAAGAAAAATTAGGCCTAAACCAACCAGTTGTCATGCAATATTTTCAATGGTTAGGTCAAATTGTTCAATTTAATTTCGGTACGAGTTATCAAACAGGTGAACCCGTAATAAAAGAATTAATTTATTACACGCCGCCGACCTTAAGCATTGCTTTTCTAACTATAATGGTTGTCTTATTAACAGCACTTCCAATGGGAATTTTAGCAGCGAAATATTATCATACGTGGGTTGATACATTTATCAGAACTGTAACGTCCTTTACAGTGAGTGTGCCTTCATTCTTTTTAGGTACAATATTAATTTATATTTTTGCACAGAAATTTAATGTTTTGCCATCTTCTGGTATAGACACGATAGCTGGTTACATTTTACCAGTGATAGCATTAAGCGTGGGTATGAGTGCATACTATGTAAGGTTGATGCGATCGAATTTAATAGAATTATATCAATCTAAAGAAGTTGAGGCTTCACGACTCAGAGGTATGTCTGAACGATATATTTTATGGAGTGATTTATTTAAACCAGCTATTACCCCAGTTATAACGGTATTAGGCATGTCTGTGGGGAGTCTTATAGGAGGCACTGTCGTCATTGAAAATTTATTTGGAATACCAGGTATAGGACATTTCCTAGTAGATAGTATACGTGCAAGAGATTATCCTGTAGTACAAGGTGCGGTAATTATGATTGGTTTCTTTGTTGTTTTGGCTAATACAGTGAGTGATTTATTATTGCTATGGTTAGAACCGAAGCGCCGATATAATAGTTCACGTCATCCCAAGAAACCGCAACGACAGGATGGTGAAATGTAA